From the Deltaproteobacteria bacterium genome, the window TCTATTGTGGTTCGGGCGGGGAGGGCCCTTCCTGCCCGAACCGGCACACCAACTGGGAGAAAGGGGCTATCCTTCAAAACTGGGGGTGGGCGAGAGGCAAAGAGGCAAATTATTCTTGACAAACCATGGAACCCTCTATTAAAGTCAAAAGACTTATTTAAATAAAAAAAAACGGAAAAGACAAGCCTGATGCCCCTTGCCAATATTAAAGTTCTTGACTTGACCCGATTCGTGGCCGGCCCCTTCTGTACTTTGCTTCTGGCCGACATGGGCGCCGATGTCATCAAGATCGAAACTCCAGGGCACGGCGACGACGCCCGATACCAGGGGACCATCATCAAGGGAGAAAGCTGGTATTTCGTTGGGATGAACCGAAACAAGAAAGGTATGACCCTGGACCTAAAAGCCAAAGAGGGCAAAGAGATATTCCTCCGGTTGGTTGAGAGGTCCGATGTGGTAGTGGAAAATTTTCGGCCAGGAATCATGCGCAACTTTGGTCTCGATTACGAAACCCTGCGGAAGGTAAACCCGGGCATCATCTATTGCGGGATTTCCGGTTTTGGAAAGGACGGTCCCTACGCTCTTCGCCCGGCTTTTGATTTTATTGCCCAGGGGATTTCGGGGTTTATGAGTATTACGGGTTTCCCCGACCGGGAACCCGTGAGGACCGGAATTCCCATCTCTGACTCTGTGGCGGGGATCTATGGGGCCTATGGAATCCTCGTCGCTCTGATGGCGAGGCAGCATACGGGAAAGGGGCAGGAGGTCCAAACCTCCCTGGTGGACGCGATGATCAGCGTTCTGAGCTTCCAGGCCGACCGTTATTTCGGGCTCGGTGAGGTGCCGGAACGGTATGGCAATGATCACCCCGTGTCTGCTCCTTATGGCACTTTTAAGGCCCTGGATGGCTACATCAACATCGCCCCCGCTGGGGACCCAATGTGGGAAAGGCTGGCCCATGCTCTCGGCCTCAAGGAATTGCTCGAGGACCCCCGCTTCCAAACCAACGATCTCAGGCGCCAG encodes:
- a CDS encoding CoA transferase, with the translated sequence MPLANIKVLDLTRFVAGPFCTLLLADMGADVIKIETPGHGDDARYQGTIIKGESWYFVGMNRNKKGMTLDLKAKEGKEIFLRLVERSDVVVENFRPGIMRNFGLDYETLRKVNPGIIYCGISGFGKDGPYALRPAFDFIAQGISGFMSITGFPDREPVRTGIPISDSVAGIYGAYGILVALMARQHTGKGQEVQTSLVDAMISVLSFQADRYFGLGEVPERYGNDHPVSAPYGTFKALDGYINIAPAGDPMWERLAHALGLKELLEDPRFQTNDLRRQHRQALNEIVNEITRKRTMAEWIEHLNKEGVPCGPIYNLAQTFQDPQVRHQEMVLDLDQPSGKVKTLGFPVKMSHTPAKVRRPAPQLGQHTMEILTNLQYSPEQINELKTKGII